A region of the Nitrospiraceae bacterium genome:
CGCGATCTTATAGGTGACGACGCCGACCTTCACGTCTTCCTTCGTCGGCAAGCCCAGATGTTCCTTGGGCGTCACATAGCAGAGCATAGCGCAGCCGTACCAGCCGATCATCGCGGCGCCGATGCCGGAGGTGATGTGGTCATAGCCGGGGGCAATGTCGGTCGTGAGCGGCCCCAGCGTGTAGAAGGGAGCCTCGTCGCATTCTTTGAGCTGCTTCTCCATGTTTTCTTGGATCAGATGCATCGGGACGTGCCCCGGTCCTTCGATCATGACCTGGACATCGTGACGCCAGGCGATCTTGGTCAACTCGCCGAGGGTTTCCAATTCTGCGAACTGGGCCTCGTCGTTGGCGTCCGCGATCGATCCCGGGCGCAGACCGTCTCCCAAGCTGAAGGAGACGTCGTAGGCCTTCATGATCTCGCAGATCTCTTCGAAATGGGTGTAGGCGAAGTTCTCTTCATGATGCGCCAGACACCACTTCGCGTGGATCGATCCGCCGCGCGAGACGATGCCCGTCATGCGCTTGGCAGTGAGCGGCACATAGCGCAGCCGCACCCCGGCATGGATCGTAAAGTAGTCGACTCCCTGTTCGGCCTGTTCGATCAGCGTGTCGCGGAAGATTTCCCACGTGAGGTCTTCGGCCTTTCCGCCGACCTTTTCCAAGGCCTGGTAGATCGGCACGGTGCCGATCGGGACGGGGGAATTGCGCAGGATCCATTCGCGTGTTTCATGGATGTTCTTTCCGGTCGAGAGGTCCATGACCGTGTCCGCGCCCCAACGGATCGACCAGATCATCTTTTCGACTTCTTCCTCGATCGACGACGCGACGGCGCTGTTGCCGATGTTGGAGTTGATCTTGACCAGGAAATTACGGCCGATGATCATCGGCTCGCTTTCAGGGTGGTTGATGTTGGCCGGGATGATGGCCCGCCCGCGCGCCACTTCATCACGAACGAATTCGGGGGTGATCGCGCTCGGGATGCGAGCTCCCCAGGCTTGGCCTGGGTGTTGGACCACGCCACCGCCGTAGCCGTTCTTGGCCGTCATCAGTTCCCGCGCCAACTCACGCGATTGATTCTCGCGAATCGCGATGTATTCCATCTCCGGCGTGACGATGCCTTGCTTGGCGTAATGCATTTGCGTGACGTTGCGGCCAGGTTGGGCCCGCAGCGGCTTGCGGATGTTACCGAAACGCAACTCGTCCAACTTGGGATCGGCCGCGCGTATCCGGCCATACTGCGAGGTGACAGTCGGCAACTCTTGCGTATCCCGGCGGTTCTCGATCCAGGTCCGTCGCAGGGAAGGCAGGCCTTGGCGTACGTCTATTTGTACATTCGGATCGGTGTAGGGACCGGACGTATCGTAGACCGTCACGGGAGGATTCGGTGTCTGGTCGCCGCCGTTGGCCGAACGGGTCGGGGTCAACGTGATCTCCCGCATCGGGACGCGGACGCCCGGCTGCGAGCCGTTGAGATAGACCTTGCGCGAGGCAGGAAAGGGCGTCGTGGTCAGGTGCGCAGTGGCGGGAGCGCCGTGACCGTCACTGGATCCGTTCTGTGTATGGGCCTCGCTCATGGTGCTGTCCTTTCGTAAAGGTGAGCCTCCGACGGCCAAATAAAAAAGCCGCATCCGGGTGGGGTGCGGCTTGAAGCGAACGGTTACGAGTTCCGTCGCTTCCCTACGCTGGTATTACCCAGGTCAGGTTCTGAGGGTCGTCCGATCGTTCGGACTCTCAGCCGGATGGCACCCCTAGCTGTTAAAGCTGATCGTACCGATCAGCCGGAGGGCTTGTCAATGCGGGCAAAAGGCCTAGCAGGATGTTGACCGATCCGCCGACAATGGAGCCTCATGTTTTGTTCCGGCCTGGTCGGCGGTTATCGGGCATCCTGGCCGTGATCGATCCGCTGAGCTTCCACAAACGCCCGCGCGACCATGCTGTGCACTTGGCGAAAGAGATAACGCTCCATCGTTTCAGGATCGAGCCCTTCCGCCGCAAGGACCTCTTCGGTGAAGGTCTCCGCATCAGCCGGTGGATCGTCGAGCAACGGGGCGCGCGCCTCCGGCGGCAAGGACAAGCCCAACCGTCCCGACAGATCGTCGAGTAATCGTTCCGTTTGCGCGTGAGTCAGCATCGGAGCGGCAGTGTAGCGCAAAACGAGTGAGCGCAGCAGCTTTCTCCGGGAGCAAGTACCTCGCGCGATGTCGCAGGTCTTTCGGCCCATAGAGGGCGCATTTGTAGGTCCTTATTTTTCGGTACACTCAATTGAATGCCATCAATCCCTGTCGTAGAATCAGACAGTGTAAGTGCGCTTGTGGTATAGTTTTTTTCATCAATCCGAAAGGCTGCATGTGAAAACCGCCGCCACATTGCCCCGTCCGATCACCGACTACCAATCCCTCTCTGCCGAAGAACTGTTTGCGCGGACCAGGGCGGCCAAGGCGACCTTGGGTGATCGCGTGATGATCCTCGGGCACAATTATCAGCGCGACGAAGTGATTCAGCATGCCGAGTTTCGCGGCGATTCGTTAAAGCTGGCGCAGATCGCCGAACAGCGGTCCGACCGCCCTTATGTCGTCTTTTGCGGCGTCCATTTCATGGCCGAGACCGCGGATATTCTGAGCCGT
Encoded here:
- the thiC gene encoding phosphomethylpyrimidine synthase ThiC, with the protein product MSEAHTQNGSSDGHGAPATAHLTTTPFPASRKVYLNGSQPGVRVPMREITLTPTRSANGGDQTPNPPVTVYDTSGPYTDPNVQIDVRQGLPSLRRTWIENRRDTQELPTVTSQYGRIRAADPKLDELRFGNIRKPLRAQPGRNVTQMHYAKQGIVTPEMEYIAIRENQSRELARELMTAKNGYGGGVVQHPGQAWGARIPSAITPEFVRDEVARGRAIIPANINHPESEPMIIGRNFLVKINSNIGNSAVASSIEEEVEKMIWSIRWGADTVMDLSTGKNIHETREWILRNSPVPIGTVPIYQALEKVGGKAEDLTWEIFRDTLIEQAEQGVDYFTIHAGVRLRYVPLTAKRMTGIVSRGGSIHAKWCLAHHEENFAYTHFEEICEIMKAYDVSFSLGDGLRPGSIADANDEAQFAELETLGELTKIAWRHDVQVMIEGPGHVPMHLIQENMEKQLKECDEAPFYTLGPLTTDIAPGYDHITSGIGAAMIGWYGCAMLCYVTPKEHLGLPTKEDVKVGVVTYKIAAHAADLAKGHPGAQARDNAMSKARFEFRWEDQFNLALDPETARAYHDATLPDNAAKVAHFCSMCGPHFCSMKITQDVRTYAAQKQLEEQQAIQIGMREKSEEFKKAGSEIYL